AGAGCCGGAGATCAACCTGATCCCCTTCATCGACGTGCTGCTGGTGATCCTCATCTTCCTGATGCTGACCACCACCTACAGCAAGTTCACCGAGCTGCAGCTGACCCTGCCCGTGGCCGACGCCGAGCAGCAGCGCGACTATCCCAAGGAAGTCATCGTCGCCGTCGCCGCCGATGGCCGCTACGCCGTCAACAAGGCCGGCGTCGAGGGCAAGGGCGTGGACGCCATCGCCCAGGCGCTGCAGCAGGCCGGCAAGGCCGGCAGCGGCTCGGTGGTCATCATCAGCGCCGACGCCATGGCGCCGCACCAGTCCGTCATCACGGTGATGGAGGCCGCGCGCCGCGTCGGCCTGACGCAAATCACCTTCGCCACCCAATCCGCCGCCAGCGCGGGCCGCTGATTTTTCGCCCCATGCCCGCGTCCGATCGCCTGCGCCGCGCCTGGCGCCAGCGCGGGCCGCTGGCACTGGCGCTGTGGCCGCTGGCCCAGCTCTACGGCGCGCTGGTGCGCCTGCGCGGCGCGCTCTACCAGCGCGGCTGGCTGCGCACGCAGCGGGTGGACGTGCCCGTCATCGTCGTCGGCAACGTGATTGCTGGCGGCGCCGGCAAAACCCCGGTCACCCTGGCCATCGTCGAACACCTGCGCGCACGCGGCTGGCACCCGGGCGTGATCTCGCGCGGCTACGGGCGCCAGGGCCGCGATTGCCGCCCGGCCCGGCCCGACAGCCTGGCCAGCGAAGTCGGCGACGAGCCGGCGCTGATCGCCCGGCGCAGCGGCGTGCCGGTGTACGTCGCGCCCACGCGCTACCAGGCGGCCTGCGCGCTGCGCGCGGCGCACCCCGAGATCAACATCCTGGTGTGCGACGACGGCCTGCAGCACCTGGCGCTCGCGCGCGACGTCGAAATTTGCGTGTTCAACGACGAGGGCCTGGGCAACGGCTGGCTGCTGCCCGCCGGCCCGCTGCGCGAACCCTGGCCGCGCCGCGTCAGCGCCCTGCTCTACAGCGGCGCCCAGCCCCCGCCCGGCAGCAGCGCCCCCGCCTTTGCCCTGCAGCGGCGCCTGGCGCCCTGCGCCTACGACGCCCAGGGCCAGCGCTGGCCGCTGCAGGCGCTGCGCGGCCAGCCGCTGCAGGCCCTGGCGGCCGTGGCGCGGCCGGAGGAATTCTTTGCCATGCTGCGCGCCCAGGGGCTGCAGCTGGCGCACACCCAGGCGCTGCCCGATCACTATGATTTTGATAGCTGGCAGCGCGCTCCAGATAAGCCCTACACCCTGATTTGCACCGAAAAAGACGCCGTTAAACTCTGGCTGAGCGAACCCCAGGCGCTGGCCGTGGGGCTGGAGCTGGTGTTGCCCGAGGGCTTTTGGACGCTGCTCGACGCCTCGCTATCATCCCCTCCTTGATTTTTTGCCCAAGCCGCCATGGATACCAAACTGCTCGAACTGCTGGTCTGCCCCGTCACCAAAGGCCCCCTCACCTATGACCGCGAACGCCAGGAGCTGGTCTCGCGCAGCGCGCGCCTGGCCTACCCGGTGCGCGACGGCATTCCGGTGCTGCTCGAAAACGAAGCCCGCCCGCTGAGCGACGAAGAACTGCAGCAGGCATGAGCTTCACCGTCCTGATTCCGGCGCGCATGGCATCGAGCCGCCTGCCGGACAAGCCCCTGGCCGACATCGCCGGCCTGCCCATGGTGGTGCGCGTGGCGCGCCAGGCGCAGCAAAGCGGCGCGGCGCGCACCGTGGTCGCGGCCGACGACGCCCGCATCCTCGCCGCCTGCACCGCGCACGGCGTCGAGGCCGTGCTCACCGACGCCGCCCACCCCAGCGGCAGCGACCGCCTGGCCCAAGCCTGCACGCTGCTGGGCCTGGACGGCGACGCCGTGGTCGTCAACGTGCAAGGCGACGAGCCTTTGATGGCCCCCGCGCTCATCGACGCCGTCGCCGCCCTGCTGCCGGCCCAGCCCGGCGCCAGCATGGGCACGGCGGCCCACGCCCTGAGCAGCCTGGCCGAGTACGAGAACCCCAACGTCGTCAAGGTGGTGTGCAACGCGCGCGGCCTGGCGCAGTACTTCAGCCGCGCGCCCATCCCCTGCGCCCGCGACCACGCCGGCCAGGCCTGGTGGCAGGGCGCGCCGGCGCAGCCAGCGCTCGCCGACTTTGCACCGCTGCGCCACATCGGCATCTACAGCTACCGCGCCGGGTTCTTGCGCCAGTTCCCACAGCTCACGCCCGCGCCCACCGAGGCCATCGAGGCGCTGGAGCAGCTGCGCGCCCTCTGGCACGGCCACGGCATTGCCGTGCACATCACACCAGAAATGCCAGGCCCGGGGGTCGATACCCCGGCCGATCTGGCACGCGTGCGCGCCCTGCTGGCCACCGCCCGGGCGTAAGCCAGGCCAGGGTTTACGCGTGCTATCCTCTCAAGTCCTATACAAGAGTTGCACTTCGTAGCAGCCCCCGCGATTTACATACCATCCGAGGAACCTCCATGAGACTGATCCTGTTGGGCGCACCCGGCGCCGGCAAAGGCACGCAAGCGGCTTTCATCTGCCAGAAATACGGCATTCCGCAAATCTCCACCGGCGATATGCTGCGCGCCGCCGTCAAAGCCGGCACGCCGCTGGGCCTGCAGGCCAAGGCGGTGATGGATGCCGGCCAGCTCGTCAGCGACGATCTCATCATCAACCTCGTCAAAGAGCGCATCGCCCAGGCCGACTGCGCCCAGGGCTTTTTGTTCGACGGCTTCCCGCGCACCATCCCCCAGGCCGAAGCGATGAAGGCCGCCGGCGTCAAGCTCGACTACGTGCTCGAAATCGACGTGCCGTTCGACGCCATCATCGAGCGCATGAGTGGCCGGCGCTCGCACCCGGCCTCGGGCCGCACCTACCACGTCACCTTCAACCCGCCCAAGGTCGCCGGCAAGGACGACGTCACCGGCGAAGACCTGGTGCAGCGCGAGGACGACAAGGAAGAAACCGTGAAAAAGCGCCTGGACGTGTACAGCGCCCAGACCCGTCCGCTGGTCGATTACTACTCCAGCTGGGCCCAGCAAAACCCGGCCGCCGCGCCCAAGTACCGCGCCATCAGCGGCACCGGCAGCGTCGAGCAGATTACGGACCGCGCCCTCTCGGCCCTGGCCGGCTAAAACCCCATCGCTCAATGCCCACCCGCCCCCGGCCCCATGCCAGCGGCGGGTTTTTTATCCTAAATCCGGCAGTTGGATGCGCCCGTCAGTGCTGTGTTAGTTAGTCCCGCAGAGAAGCCGCTTTATTCAGCCCATGCTTTTTCAAACGGCATTCAGTTTCTCAGGCGTTATTCAGCGCCTTGCTGGCCGTTTCTCCGGGCTTCGCCTGCGGGCAGTTTGCCTATTTCAAGCCTTTTGGGCCCTGGCCCTTGCGCAGCAAGCGCAAGCAGCTATCATTTTGCAAGCGTTCCGCTGCCTCGGTGGCGCTGTGCTTTTGCGCAGTTCGCGCCCGTCGTCAAGTTGGGGCTTCCCGTTTTGGCCTCCGGGTCTAACTTTTCATCGCAGCCGACCGGCTACGCCGTCGGCTGAATTCAGGGCGTTAGTCGTCACTTGGTTCACTCAGGAATATCCATGAAGATCATTGGTCTTATCGGTGGTATGAGTTGGGAGTCAACGATTCCTTACTATCGTCAAATTAACGAAATAGTGAAGGAACGTCTCGGTGGATTGCACTCTGCAAAACTCATCCTTTATTCGGTTGATTTTGATGAGATTGAGCGACTTCAGCATTGCGGTAACTGGGAAGCAGCAGGGGCTGTCTTGGCAGGCGCTGCTCGCGCACTAGAAGCGGCAGGGGCATCTTTTTTAGTATTGTGCACAAATACAATGCACAAAGTAACACCCCATATTGAAGCGGCAGTCACTATCCCACTACTCCATATTGCAGATCCAACAGCCACTGAAATTAAACGAGCTGGTTATTCGACTATTGGTTTGCTTGGTACGCGGTTTACAATGGAACAGCCATTTTATCGCGACCGTTTAAGTACAACTCATAACCTTCGCGTCATCGTTCCTGAACAAAATGATCGCGAAATAATTCATCGCATCATTTACGAAGAATTATGTTTAGGAATTATCAAATCAGAATCTCGCAATGAATATCAAAGAATCATCAAAATCCTTGCATCAAAAGGTGCAGAGGCCATCATTCTTGGATGTACTGAAATATCACTACTCATCAATCAGCAAGATACAGTGATTCCATTATTCGACACCACTGCCATTCATGCCAAGGCCGCCGCACAGGAAGCTATAAATTAGAGATATTTTATTTTCTCAGTTCATACCTATCATAAATCTGGAGTTTCCCGTTTTTGCCTCCGGGTCTAACTTTTCATCGCAGCCGACCGGCTACGCCGTCGGCTGAATTCAGGGCGATGGGCGTGCCAGGCAAGGCGAGAGGACGCCGCGCACTCCTGTGCGCAAGGACGAGCAACGCAGCATGGCGCGGCCAGCACGGTGCTGGCGGGTGCATAGCGCTCTCACCCAATAGGTGAACGCTACCGGAGCCAAAAATATCAAAGCCCATAAGATGTTATTGAGGGTTGCAAGCGATCAACTGCCGGATTTAGGGTTATTTATGCCCCCAGCAGCTGCAGCTGCAGCGCAATGCGCGCCTTCACCGGGCTCAGGCCCGGGGTGCTGGGAAATGGATCGTCGGCCTGCACCAGCAGCTGCCCCAGGGAACAGCGCGTGGCCACACGCACCGCCACGCCGGCGCGCTGCGCCCGCTCCAGCGCCGCGTGCAGGGCGCGGTGCAGCGTACCGTTACCCGTGGCAGCAACAACGATGCCCTGCGTGCCATCGGCCACCAGGGCATCAACGATGCGGCCATCGGCCCCGGCGTGGCTCAGCACGATCTCCACGCGCGGCGCAGCCCCGGCGTCCACTATCTTTTTAATAGCTGCTGGCGCTGGATTGACAAGCGCTAGCGGCCTGTTATGCCTCCAGCGCAGCACCCCCTCTTCGACCCAGCCCAAGGGGCCATCGTCGCCCGAGCTGAAGGCGTCGATCCGGTACGGGTGCACCTTGCTCACGGCCTGCGCGCCGTGCACGCTGCCCGCAGCCACCACCAGCACGCCCTGCACCCCGGCGCTGGCGGCCACGGCCAGCGCGTCGCGCAGGTTTTGCGGCCCATCGGGCGCGAGCGCCGTCGCCGGGCGCATGGCGCAGGTCAGCACCACGGGCTTGCGCGCTGCCAGCACGCTGTGCAAAAACCAGGCCGTTTCCTCCAGCGTATCGGTGCCGTGGGTGATGACGATGGCGCGCACCTGGCTGTTCACCAGCAGCTGCGTGCAGCGCTGCGCCAGGGCGCGCCAGACGGCCCAATCCATGTCCTTGCTATCGACCTGGGCCAGCTGCTCCATCGCCAGCGGGCCACGCGCGGCCTGCTCCAGCCCCGGCACGGCAGCGAGCAGGGCCTGCACCGACAGCTGCGCCGCCCGGTAGCCCAGGCCCGCCCCGGGCTGCAGCGCCGTACCGGCAATGGTGCCGCCCGTGCCCAGCACGACGATTTTTCCTGCGCTCACTTGCCCACCCCTTGAAACTGTTTAAAAATACAGATACTGAAATAAAACCCAGGTCACCCCTGCACAGGAGCCGCCCGAATGCACGACCAGCCCAAACTCACCGCCCGCCAGCAGCAGGTGCTCGATTTGATCCAAACCGCCATCGCCCACACCGGCGCCCCGCCCACGCGCGCCGAAATCGCGGCCGAACTCGGCTTCAAGTCGGCCAACGCCGCCGAAGAACACCTGCAGGCGCTGGCGCGCAAAGGCGTGATCGAGCTGGTCAGCGGCACCTCGCGCGGCATCCGCCTGTGCAGCGAAGCGGTGCGCAGCATCAACGCCCTGCGCGGCACCCAGTTCAGCCTGCCCATTGCCGGCCTGCAGCAGCTCACGCTGCCCCTCATAGGCCGCGTTGCCGCCGGCGCGCCGATTCTCGCGCAGGAACATGTCGATCAAACCTACTGCGTCGAAAGCAGCCTGTTTGCGCACAAGCCCGACTACCTGCTCAAGGTGCGCGGCATGTCGATGCGCGATATCGGCATCATGGATGGCGACCTGCTGGCCGTGCAATCCACGCACGAGGCGCGCAACGGCCAGATCGTCGTTGCCCGCCTGGGCGATGAGGTCACCGTCAAGCGCCTGCGCCGCACCGCCCAAGGCGTGGAGCTGCTGCCCGAGAACCCGGACTACCCCGTCATCCACGTCGGCCCTGGCGAGCCCTTCGCCATCGAGGGCCTGGCCGTGGGCCTGATCCGCAACACCTTGCTCAGCTGATACCGTTGGTTGCAGTGCCGCAAGGCACAATGGTGGGATGAACATTGTCATTCTTGACGATTACCAGGACGCCGTCCGCAAGCTGCACTGCGCCACGCGCCTCGATCCCTACACCGCCAAGGTCTACACCAACACCGTCAAGGGGCTGGGCCAGCTCTCGGTGCGCCTGCGCGATGCCGACATCATCGTCCTCATCCGCGAGCGCACGCACATCACGCGCCAGCTGGTAGAAAAGCTGCCCCGGCTCAAGCTCATTGCGCAAACGGGCCGTGTCGGGGGCCACATCGACGTCAACGCCTGCACCGAGCGCGGCGTGGCCGTGGCCGAGGGCGTGGGCTCGCCCGTGGCGCCAGCGGAGCTGACCTGGGCCCTCATCATGGCCGCCATGCGCCGCCTGCCGCAGTACATCGCCAACCTCAAGCACGGCGCCTGGCAGCAATCGGGGCTGCGCTCTGCCTCCATGCCGCCCAATTTCAGCCTGGGCCATGTGCTGCGCGGCAAAACGCTGGGCATCTGGGGCTATGGCCGCGTGGGCCAGCTGGTGGCGGGCTATGGCCGCGCCTTTGGCATGAACGTGCGCATCTGGGGGCGTGAAGCTTCGCGCGCCCAGGCCCTGGCCGATGGCTACCAGGTGGCCAACTCGCGCGAAGAATTTTTTGCCCAAAGCGACGTGCTCTCGCTGCACATGCGCCTCAATGAGGACACGCAAGGGGTCATCAAGCTGCAGGATTTGTCGCTCATGAAGCCGACGGCACTGCTGGTCAACACCGCCCGCGCCGAGCTGATAGAAACCGACGCCCTGATCGCCGCCCTGAACCGGGGCCGCCCCGGCATGGCGGCCCTGGACGTGTTCGACACCGAACCCATCTTGCAGGGCCACGCCCTGCTGCGGCTGGAAAACTGCATCTGCACGCCGCACATCGGCCTGGTGGAGCAAGACAGCTACGAGCTGTATTTCGGCTCGGCCTTTGACAACGTCGTCAACTTCATTCGGGGCACGCCGACGAACATCGTCAACCCCGGGGCGCTGCAGGTGCGGCGCTAAAGCGCGCAGCGCCACCCAAGCGCCCAGCTACGGCTCCTGCAGCTCCTGCGCCACGGCCTCATAGACGGCCTGGCGCACCACGGTTTCCACTTCCTGGCGCACGCGCTGCACCATGGTACGCGTCTGCTCCTGCACGACGATGGCGATGGCTTCGCGCAGACGCTGGTCGAGCACCAAATCCACGCGCTGCAACACCCGGTGCACCAGGTCTTCCTCCAGCCCCTCGGGCACGGCCGGCGCCGGGCTGGTCAGCAGCAAATCGGGCAGCAGCACGGCTGGCGGCGGCGCTGCAGGCTCGGGCGCCCACACTGGCGGCGCTACAGGCGCTACGGGCGCTGGAGGCACCACCGGGGGCAGCGGCTGCGACAGCTCAGTGGCGGTATGCGTCACCACCTCCGTCAAGGTGGGCACAAAACGCGGCGGGGTGCGGGGGGGCGGCTGGGTCATGGATCAAGAGCCTTGCAGCACCAGGTCATGGCGAATGAGGCCATAGCCCTGCGCCTGGTAGTCGCGCCAGCGCTGGCGCGCCTGTTGGCGGTCGGACATATCGTGGGCACTGACGACTTCGATCACGCGGGCAAAGCGTTCAAAGCCGCTGGGAATGCCAGCCCCGAGGTTGAGCAGCATCTCCTGGTGCGGCGCATCGTCGGTGCGGCTGGCCAGCACAATGGGCGAGAGGCGCCACAGATCAGCGTCGCAGCCCTCGACCGCATGGGCGACGAAGTCCTGCGGCCGCATATGCCACATCAGCTCATCGAGCGGCGCCAGCAGCTCTGGCGGCGCCAGCACCACCAGGCGGGATTCGCGCTGCAACGCCTTGCGCGCAAAACGGCAGGCGTAGGCGAGCTTGTCGGGGGCGTTGAAGTGAAACGCGATCTCTGGCACGGCGCCCTCGCTCACTGCGCCTTGGCTTTGGGCTTGGCTTTGGGATTGCCTTTAGGCTTGGCGGCCTTGCCCACGGCAGCGCTGTCGAGCAGGTACTGCAGCAGCAGGCCCACGGGGCGGCCCGTGCCGCCCTTGGCGGCGCCGCTTTTCCAGGCGGTGCCGGCAATATCGAGGTGCGCCCAGGGCGTATCGCCCACAAAGCGCTGCAAAAACTTGGCCGCCGTCACGGCGCCCGCCGGGCGCCCGCCGACGTTGGCCAGATCGGCAAAATGGCTCTTGAGCCCCTCGGCGTAATCGTCGTCGAGCGGCAGGCGCCAGCAGGGATCGAGCGCCGCATCGCCAGCGGCCTGCAGGCTGCCAGCGAGCGTGTCGCAGCTGGCAAACAAGCCGCTGCGCACGCCGCCCAGGGCAATCACGCAGGCGCCGGTGAGGGTGGCAATGTCGATGATGGCGCGCGGCTTGAAGCGGGCGGCGTAGGTCAGCGCGTCGCACAGCACCAGGCGGCCTTCGGCGTCGGTGTTGAGGATTTCAATGGTCTGGCCGCTCATGCTGGTGACGACGTCGCCAGGCTTGACGGCTTGACCACCCGGCATGTTCTCGGTAGCGGCGATCAGGCCAACGACGTTGATCTGCGGCTGCAGCAGCGCCAGCGCCTGGAACACGCCCAGCACGCTGGCAGCGCCGCCCATGTCGAATTTCATCTCGTCCATCTCGGCGGCAGGCTTGAGCGAGATGCCGCCGGTGTCAAACGTAATGCCCTTGCCGACCAGCACCACCGGCGCCTCTTTCTTGCCCGCGCCCTGGTAGCGCAGCTCGATGAAGCGCAGCGGCTCGGCCGAGCCCTGGGCCACGGCCAGGAAAGCGCCCATGCCGAGTTTTTCCAGCGCGGCCCGCTCCATCACCTGGCATTCAATCGGCCCGCCAGCGAGCGCCTGCGCCGCCTGTGCCAGCAGCGTGGGCGTGGCGTGGTTGGCCGGGCGGTTGGCCCATTCGCGCGCCAGGGCCACACCCGCTGCCAGCGCCTGGCCCTGTGCAAAGGCCGCCTGCAGCGATTTTTTCTCGGGCACGGCCAGCACCACCTGCACCAGCGCCGGCGCCTTGGCCTGGGGCTTGGTGGCGGTATACACGTAGCTGGCATCGGCCACAGCCTGCACTGCTGCCGTCAGCGCCGCAGCGCTGGGCGTATGGGCAAAACACACCAGAGCCTGGGCCACGCCCGCCGCCTTGAACGCGCCAGCGCAGGCCAGCAGCGCCTGGCGCACGGCCTTGGCGCTGCCATTGCCGCAGCCAGCGAGCAGCACGCGGCGCGCGGCCACGGCGGGCAGCTGGTACAGCTCTAGCAGTTTGCCTGGCTGGGGCTCCAAATCCTGGTGCTTGAGCGCGTGCGCCACCAGCGCCGACAGCGGATCACTGCCAGCGACGAACCCCTCGCCCACCAGCAGCACCAGCAGGTCGCATTTTTCGGTGGCGGCTTGCGGCAGCGCCAAGGCCTTGAGTTCAAAGTTCATAATCGACGTTTTCCTTGGGCCGTGATGTTATTCGATTCATCTATTCGTAAAGAGCTGGCGCGCAGCTTTGGCGCGACGCTGGTGGTGCTGGTCACCGTGGTCATGACCATGATGCTGATCCGCACCCTGGGCCAGGCCTCGCGCGGCAACGTCAATCCGTCGGACGTGATGCTCATCATGGGCTTTACCGTACTCGGGCAGTTGTCCACCATCTTGAGCCTGAGCCTGTTCATTGCCATCGTCGGCACACTCTCGCGCATGTACCGCGACAGTGAGATGGTGATCTGGTTTGCCAGCGGGCGCGGCCTGGCCAGCCTGGTCGGGCCCCTGCTGCGTTTTGCCTGGCCGGTACTGCTGACGATTGCCGTACTGGCGCTGGGCGTGTGGCCTTGGGCCAACGAGCAGATTCAAACGCTCAAAACCCAGTTCGAACAGCGCAGCGACGTCGATCGCATCGCCCCGGGCGAATTTCAAGAGTCGGCCAACGGCACGCGCGTGTTCTTCATCGACAAGGACAGCCCGGACGACAAGTCGGCCAGCAACGTCTTCATCGCCGCCAACGAGCATGGGCGCGAATCGGTCACGTCGGCGCGCAGCGCCAAGGTGGAGATCATCGACGGCGAACGCGTGGCCTTTTTGCTGCAGGGCTCGCGCATGGAAACGCGCACCGACAGCCCCACCCTGCGCCTGAGCAGCTTTGCCGAATACAGCACCCGCATTGAGCGCAGCACGACACCGAGCGCCATCGTAGAAATCATGGCCAAGTCCCTGCCCACGCTAGCGCTGCTGCAAAGCCCCGAGCCCTCGCTGCGCGCCGAACTTGGCTGGCGCCTGGGGCTGGCCCTGGGCGCCTTCAACCTGGTGCTGCTGGCGCTGGCCGTCGCCAGTGTCAACCCGCGCGCCGGGCGCAGCAGCAGCCTGGTGTTTGCGCTCTTTGCCTTCATCGTTTACTACAACTTCATGACCCTGGGCCAGAGCTGGGTCGGCGCCGAACGCATCGGCCTGCTGCCCATGCAGCTGCTGCTGCACGGCGGCATGTTCAGCCTTGCCTTGCTGACGCTGGCCGTGCGCCACAACCGCTGGTCGCCGCGCCAGCTGCTCGGGGCGGGCCGCACTGGGGCTACTGCATGAAAATCCTGCGCCGCTTTATCTACCGCGAGGCTGCCCTGGCGATCACCTACGTCACCATCAGCTTTCTCGCGCTGTTTTTCTTCTTCGACATGATCGACGAGCTGCGCTGGGTGAACAACCAGCCCGGCGGCTACCAGCTCTCGCACGCCCTGCTGACGGTGGCGCTGCGCCTGCCCAACTACCTCTACGAACTGCTGCCGATCACGGTGCTGATCGGCACCATCTACGTCATGGCCAGCCTGGCGCAAAGCTCGGAGTTCACCATCATGCGCACCAGCGGCCTGGGGCCGGGGCGGGCACTGGGCACGCTCTTGGCGCTGGGCGGCATCTTCGTCGTCATCACGTTTGCCGTCGGTGACTACCTGGCGCCGCTGTCGGATCGCACCGGGCAGCTGCTCAAGGCACGCTTTCGCGGCGAGCTCACCGGCAGCGCCAGCGGCGGCTGGCTCAAAGAGCGCCAGGACGACCATGCCCTGGCCGTCAACGTGCGCGCCCTCGGGCCTGACGGGCTGATGCTCGATCTGCGCATTTTTGACTTTGACGCCCAAGGGCGCCTGAGCCGCCAAATCCGTGCCGCCTCGGCCCGGGTGGCCGCCGACGGCCAGGGCTGGGAGCTCGAGCAGGTGCAGCAGCGCCAATTCCTGCTCAGCGGCGCCGACCAGGCACGCGTCGAAGTCAGCCACAGCCCCCAGCTGCTGTGGCCCACCAGCATCAGCGCCGACATGGTGTCGGCGGCGCTGCTCAAGCCCGACCGAATGCCCACCATCGAGCTATTCCAGTACATCCGCCACCTGCAAGACAACGGCCAGTCGGCGCAAAAATACGAAATCGAGTTCTGGCGCAAGGTCTTCTACCCCCTGTCCTGCCTGGTGATGGTGGTGCTGGCGCTGCCCTTTGCCTACCTGCACTTTCGCTCTGGTGGCATTGCTGCCTACGTCTTTGGCGGCGTCATGGCAGGCATCAGCTTCTTCATGCTC
This DNA window, taken from Acidovorax sp. HDW3, encodes the following:
- a CDS encoding biopolymer transporter ExbD, which codes for MNFRPRTKEEPEINLIPFIDVLLVILIFLMLTTTYSKFTELQLTLPVADAEQQRDYPKEVIVAVAADGRYAVNKAGVEGKGVDAIAQALQQAGKAGSGSVVIISADAMAPHQSVITVMEAARRVGLTQITFATQSAASAGR
- the lpxK gene encoding tetraacyldisaccharide 4'-kinase, with amino-acid sequence MPASDRLRRAWRQRGPLALALWPLAQLYGALVRLRGALYQRGWLRTQRVDVPVIVVGNVIAGGAGKTPVTLAIVEHLRARGWHPGVISRGYGRQGRDCRPARPDSLASEVGDEPALIARRSGVPVYVAPTRYQAACALRAAHPEINILVCDDGLQHLALARDVEICVFNDEGLGNGWLLPAGPLREPWPRRVSALLYSGAQPPPGSSAPAFALQRRLAPCAYDAQGQRWPLQALRGQPLQALAAVARPEEFFAMLRAQGLQLAHTQALPDHYDFDSWQRAPDKPYTLICTEKDAVKLWLSEPQALAVGLELVLPEGFWTLLDASLSSPP
- a CDS encoding Trm112 family protein; amino-acid sequence: MDTKLLELLVCPVTKGPLTYDRERQELVSRSARLAYPVRDGIPVLLENEARPLSDEELQQA
- the kdsB gene encoding 3-deoxy-manno-octulosonate cytidylyltransferase, with amino-acid sequence MSFTVLIPARMASSRLPDKPLADIAGLPMVVRVARQAQQSGAARTVVAADDARILAACTAHGVEAVLTDAAHPSGSDRLAQACTLLGLDGDAVVVNVQGDEPLMAPALIDAVAALLPAQPGASMGTAAHALSSLAEYENPNVVKVVCNARGLAQYFSRAPIPCARDHAGQAWWQGAPAQPALADFAPLRHIGIYSYRAGFLRQFPQLTPAPTEAIEALEQLRALWHGHGIAVHITPEMPGPGVDTPADLARVRALLATARA
- the adk gene encoding adenylate kinase, producing the protein MRLILLGAPGAGKGTQAAFICQKYGIPQISTGDMLRAAVKAGTPLGLQAKAVMDAGQLVSDDLIINLVKERIAQADCAQGFLFDGFPRTIPQAEAMKAAGVKLDYVLEIDVPFDAIIERMSGRRSHPASGRTYHVTFNPPKVAGKDDVTGEDLVQREDDKEETVKKRLDVYSAQTRPLVDYYSSWAQQNPAAAPKYRAISGTGSVEQITDRALSALAG
- a CDS encoding DUF1010 domain-containing protein, with translation MLVSPAEKPLYSAHAFSNGIQFLRRYSAPCWPFLRASPAGSLPISSLLGPGPCAASASSYHFASVPLPRWRCAFAQFAPVVKLGLPVLASGSNFSSQPTGYAVG
- a CDS encoding aspartate/glutamate racemase family protein, giving the protein MKIIGLIGGMSWESTIPYYRQINEIVKERLGGLHSAKLILYSVDFDEIERLQHCGNWEAAGAVLAGAARALEAAGASFLVLCTNTMHKVTPHIEAAVTIPLLHIADPTATEIKRAGYSTIGLLGTRFTMEQPFYRDRLSTTHNLRVIVPEQNDREIIHRIIYEELCLGIIKSESRNEYQRIIKILASKGAEAIILGCTEISLLINQQDTVIPLFDTTAIHAKAAAQEAIN
- a CDS encoding DUF1010 domain-containing protein codes for the protein MPIINLEFPVFASGSNFSSQPTGYAVG
- a CDS encoding asparaginase codes for the protein MSAGKIVVLGTGGTIAGTALQPGAGLGYRAAQLSVQALLAAVPGLEQAARGPLAMEQLAQVDSKDMDWAVWRALAQRCTQLLVNSQVRAIVITHGTDTLEETAWFLHSVLAARKPVVLTCAMRPATALAPDGPQNLRDALAVAASAGVQGVLVVAAGSVHGAQAVSKVHPYRIDAFSSGDDGPLGWVEEGVLRWRHNRPLALVNPAPAAIKKIVDAGAAPRVEIVLSHAGADGRIVDALVADGTQGIVVAATGNGTLHRALHAALERAQRAGVAVRVATRCSLGQLLVQADDPFPSTPGLSPVKARIALQLQLLGA
- the lexA gene encoding transcriptional repressor LexA; translation: MHDQPKLTARQQQVLDLIQTAIAHTGAPPTRAEIAAELGFKSANAAEEHLQALARKGVIELVSGTSRGIRLCSEAVRSINALRGTQFSLPIAGLQQLTLPLIGRVAAGAPILAQEHVDQTYCVESSLFAHKPDYLLKVRGMSMRDIGIMDGDLLAVQSTHEARNGQIVVARLGDEVTVKRLRRTAQGVELLPENPDYPVIHVGPGEPFAIEGLAVGLIRNTLLS
- a CDS encoding D-2-hydroxyacid dehydrogenase family protein, whose amino-acid sequence is MNIVILDDYQDAVRKLHCATRLDPYTAKVYTNTVKGLGQLSVRLRDADIIVLIRERTHITRQLVEKLPRLKLIAQTGRVGGHIDVNACTERGVAVAEGVGSPVAPAELTWALIMAAMRRLPQYIANLKHGAWQQSGLRSASMPPNFSLGHVLRGKTLGIWGYGRVGQLVAGYGRAFGMNVRIWGREASRAQALADGYQVANSREEFFAQSDVLSLHMRLNEDTQGVIKLQDLSLMKPTALLVNTARAELIETDALIAALNRGRPGMAALDVFDTEPILQGHALLRLENCICTPHIGLVEQDSYELYFGSAFDNVVNFIRGTPTNIVNPGALQVRR
- a CDS encoding DNA polymerase III subunit chi; its protein translation is MPEIAFHFNAPDKLAYACRFARKALQRESRLVVLAPPELLAPLDELMWHMRPQDFVAHAVEGCDADLWRLSPIVLASRTDDAPHQEMLLNLGAGIPSGFERFARVIEVVSAHDMSDRQQARQRWRDYQAQGYGLIRHDLVLQGS
- a CDS encoding leucyl aminopeptidase yields the protein MNFELKALALPQAATEKCDLLVLLVGEGFVAGSDPLSALVAHALKHQDLEPQPGKLLELYQLPAVAARRVLLAGCGNGSAKAVRQALLACAGAFKAAGVAQALVCFAHTPSAAALTAAVQAVADASYVYTATKPQAKAPALVQVVLAVPEKKSLQAAFAQGQALAAGVALAREWANRPANHATPTLLAQAAQALAGGPIECQVMERAALEKLGMGAFLAVAQGSAEPLRFIELRYQGAGKKEAPVVLVGKGITFDTGGISLKPAAEMDEMKFDMGGAASVLGVFQALALLQPQINVVGLIAATENMPGGQAVKPGDVVTSMSGQTIEILNTDAEGRLVLCDALTYAARFKPRAIIDIATLTGACVIALGGVRSGLFASCDTLAGSLQAAGDAALDPCWRLPLDDDYAEGLKSHFADLANVGGRPAGAVTAAKFLQRFVGDTPWAHLDIAGTAWKSGAAKGGTGRPVGLLLQYLLDSAAVGKAAKPKGNPKAKPKAKAQ